A stretch of DNA from Pseudomonadales bacterium:
TGTCCCCGGGCGACCAGGCGCTGCTGTTCCAGCGCCGGCCGGTTGCAGAGTTCCGGAATCTTCATGGAGAGTCACCAGCGTCTGGATGAACGTAAGAGACGCAATTTAACAATCGGGAACGCATTCGGGCCAGTGCTGTTGTCTTTTCCCGAGCCAGGCCGGAACATCTTCACTCCGACACGCGAACGCGCGCTGGAGAAGGAGAGTAACGTGAAGGTCCTGACCGACAGCCTCGGTACCGTGGAAGTGCCGGATGATGCGCTCTACGGTGCCCAGACTCAGCGTGCGATAGACAACTTCCCGCTCAGCCATCGACCTATGCCTGCCGCCTTCCTGCAGGCACTGGCCCAGATCAAAGCCGCAGCAGCCGGCGCCAACGCGACCCTGGGACTGCTCGATCCCGCAGTATCGAGAGCGATCAGCGAGGCCGCACTTGAAGTGGCAAATGGCGCCCACCTCGAACAGTTTCCCGTGGACGTCTATCAGACCGGCTCGGGGACCAGCACCAATATGAACATGAACGAAGTGCTGGCAACGCTTGCAGGCAGGATCACCGGCTCTGCGGTGCATCCCAATGATCAGGTGAATCTCGGCCAGAGCAGCAACGATGTCATCCCTGCCGCTATCCATTTGAGCGCCGCCCGGCGACTGCGCGAGGAGCTGCTGCCAGCAGTCAACCATCTGATCGCCGTGATCGACCGCCGGGCGATCGAGTTGAGCGCCAGGGTGAAAACGGGACGTACTCACCTGATGGACGCCATGCCGCTGACTTACGGCCAGGAGCTGTCCGGCTGGTCAGCGGCGCTCAGCGCCGCCGCAGGCAGAATCGACAACCTGGTTCCCGCTCTGCTGCAGCTCCCGCTCGGTGCAACGGCCGTCGGCACAGGGGTAAATGCACATGTGGAATTTGCCCGGACGGCGAGCGCCCGGTTACGCGAACTGACCGGCCTGCCCTGCACACCCTGCCGCAACAACTTCGCAGCACTGTCCAGCCCCGACACTGCCGTGGCCCTGTCCGGTGAACTGAAGGCACTGGCTGTAACCCTGATGAAGATATCCAACGACCTGCGCTGGATGAACAGCGGCCCCCTGGCCGGTCTCGCGGAAATCGAACTGCCCGCTCTGCAGCCAGGCAGCAGTATCATGCCGGGGAAGGTGAATCCGGTCATTCCAGAAGCGGTGGCGATGGTCTGCGCCCAGATCATCGGCTACGACACCGCGATCACGGTGGCCGGCCAGTCGGGCAACTTTCAGCTCAATGTCATGCTGCCGCTGATCGCCTCCAACCTGCTCGAGGGCATGGCGCTGCTCGGCAATGCCAGTCGCCTGCTGGCCGACCGGGCGATTGCAGGATTTCAGGTGCGCGAAGACAGAATCGCAGAGGCCCTCGGCCGTAATCCGATTCTCGTAACCGCCCTCAATCCCATCATCGGCTACGCTGAGGCTGCTGCCATCGCCAGGCGCGCCTATGCACAAGGACGCGACGTGATCGATGTGGCTGAAGAAATGACGGAACTCTCCCGAGAACGCCTGGAAGAACTCCTCGATCCGGAGCGGCTTACAAAACCGGCCTCCTGAGCGACTCAATCCTCCAGCCGCAGCAGAGAACAGGACAGCCGGTCCATCAGCCTGACCAGAAGATTCCGCCAGTCGAGCTGTTTTGAGGGTGACAGTACCAGCAGTCGGGCGTCTTCCCGTTCACAGAGCGCGACAATCCCCGTTTCTCCCCAGTCACTGAGCCTGACAACCCGCTCCCGGGAATTCACCTGAGGTTCTGCGCCGGTTCCCGCTGGCAGCGCAATGACAAGATCCAGATCCTCCCGCTCGGCAAAGCGTCTCGCAGTCGCCAGCGCACGTGCACAGCCACCCTCGGGCGATTCGCACAGCGCGATCACAGAGGAACCCGATGCCCAGGGTTCGTTGACGAACAGTACATTGGAGTGTTCTGACACGATCGTCTCAAAGGCCAGGCCGAGCCGCGCGCGCAGTCCCGACGAACGCAGAGATCGAGTGATGACCACCAGATCCGAGCCTCGTGCCGCTGCTGCGACCGGTTCGAGCGCATGCCCTCTGACGATCCGGAAATTTCCGGTGTAGTTCAGTTTCCGTACCGACGCTTCGAATCGCGCTTTTGCCTGGGTTGCCTGTTGCGACACCTGTCGACTGATCTGATCGACGCTCAGATTGCGCACTTCGCCAGTCAGAGACACCTCACGCAACCCGGGCAGACGGGCTGCCCGCAGGAGGTCTTCGTCTTCGACAAACAGGCCGGTGAGCTCCATGTTCTGCCCGTCACCCAGCACGGCAAGCATCTCCAGCACATCCGGGGCGATGGAGTCGCAATCGAAGCTGATCAGTATGCGGGTCAATCTCTCACTCACCGGGCTGCTCCTCAGGCACGGGGGGCGGTACGGACCGGGCAGGCTCGGCCACCTCCCGAGCGGAATGTCTCCAGACTTCATGCCAGGACTGCAACTGCGCCTTTACCTGCGCATCGATTGCAGCGACGTCCGCCCGGCTGCCGGGTGACTGCGCAAACAGCAGGGCGAGCGCATCGTCCACGGTTTCCACCGTGTAGATGTGGAAGCGGCCATTGCGAACCGCCTCCACAACATCTTCGCGAAGCATCAGGTGATCCCGGTTCGTGGCGGGTATGATCACACCCTGATCCCCGGTAAGCGCCTCCGCAAGGCAGACGTCATAAAAGCCTTCGATTTTCTCGTTTACACCACCGATCGCCTGCACTGTGCCGTACTGGTCCATCGACCCGGTAACGGCAAGATTCTGCAGTATCGGCCGCTCGATGATCGCCGAGAGAAAGGCACAGACTTCGGCAATCGAAGCGCTGTCACCTTCCACGCCGCCATAGGACTGCTCAAACACCAGAGTGCCGTGCAGTGACAACGGGTTGTCCTTGGCATAGCGTGAGCCCACAAAGGAAGACACGATCATCACCGCTTTGGAGTGAATTCGACCACCGAGCTGAGATTCCCGCTCGATATCGATGAGCTCACCTCTGCCGAGACGGGCAGTGGCGGTGATGCGCATGGGCTGGCCAAACCTCATCTGGCCGATATCCATCACCGACAGACCATTGATCTGCCCGACTCTGGCACCACTGGTATCAACTACGATCAGGCCCCGGGCCACGTTCTCCCGCACCAGTTCGCGAAACCGGTCGAGTCGAAAAATCCTTTTCTCGATGGCCTGGGCCACGTGCTGCCGGTCGATCTGTTCAGCACCCGCCTGGGTGGCGATGAAATCGGCTTCCCGGAGCAGATCACGAATATCAGTGACATGGGTCGACAACCGTTCCCGATCCTCAACCAGTCGACTGCTGTGCTCGAGTACCCGCGCCACGGCAGCGACAGTCAGATGTTTGAGCCCGGCTTCCCGGATGGTCCCGGCAATCAGATTCGCGTAGGCATCGACATTGTCCGGTGTCCAGTCCACATCGTCGTCGAAGTCCGCCACGATCTTGAAGAGTTCATCGAAGTCCGGATCGTAATATCTCAACAGATGATACAGACGCCTCGACCCAAGAAGCACGACCTTCACATCAAGCGGGATCGGTTCCGGCTCGAGAGAAACCGAGTAAGTCATGTTGAGCAGCTGACTGACCGACTCGATCCGCACACAGCCATCAAAAAGGGCCCGTTTGAGCGCCTCCCAGGCAAACGGCTTCTGTACCAGCCGCTCCGCATCGAGCAGCAGATAGCCGCCATTGGCGCGGTGCAGCGCGCCTGGTCGAATCAGATTGAAATCGGTGACCGGTGTGCCGAACTCGATTCGGTGTTCCAGTTTACCCACAAGGTTTTCGAGACTGGGGTTACTTTCATAGAGCACGGGCACACCCGGGTTTTCGCTCTCCC
This window harbors:
- a CDS encoding class II fumarate hydratase, which gives rise to MEKESNVKVLTDSLGTVEVPDDALYGAQTQRAIDNFPLSHRPMPAAFLQALAQIKAAAAGANATLGLLDPAVSRAISEAALEVANGAHLEQFPVDVYQTGSGTSTNMNMNEVLATLAGRITGSAVHPNDQVNLGQSSNDVIPAAIHLSAARRLREELLPAVNHLIAVIDRRAIELSARVKTGRTHLMDAMPLTYGQELSGWSAALSAAAGRIDNLVPALLQLPLGATAVGTGVNAHVEFARTASARLRELTGLPCTPCRNNFAALSSPDTAVALSGELKALAVTLMKISNDLRWMNSGPLAGLAEIELPALQPGSSIMPGKVNPVIPEAVAMVCAQIIGYDTAITVAGQSGNFQLNVMLPLIASNLLEGMALLGNASRLLADRAIAGFQVREDRIAEALGRNPILVTALNPIIGYAEAAAIARRAYAQGRDVIDVAEEMTELSRERLEELLDPERLTKPAS
- a CDS encoding AAA family ATPase; this translates as MAFHVPLVRLVRMEIELTHEALLRKVDPATLSFTSTADLTPTAEPLAQLRARDAVEFGVGIRFPGYNLYALGAPATDKRALVTHRLEALAARGETPDDWCYLQNFEDPARPHSVRLPAGLGRLFRQQMQEFVAGIRTVVPAALTSDEFHQQVQELSSGLQERQSRDAAALEAEAKSAGLTMLPTPNGFVFAPVRDGKVMDQEAFIALDDEERQKIQAAIDKMTNRLLERLRDYPQFRQRLVEDQRQLVRRTAEQVVVRLLARMRGRYQAYERISQYLNAVQEEVLDNVDRLLHTGNHGSGMPFMPGMDLDRFLERFNINLLVDAGAGSGSDRGAVPAGGDRESENPGVPVLYESNPSLENLVGKLEHRIEFGTPVTDFNLIRPGALHRANGGYLLLDAERLVQKPFAWEALKRALFDGCVRIESVSQLLNMTYSVSLEPEPIPLDVKVVLLGSRRLYHLLRYYDPDFDELFKIVADFDDDVDWTPDNVDAYANLIAGTIREAGLKHLTVAAVARVLEHSSRLVEDRERLSTHVTDIRDLLREADFIATQAGAEQIDRQHVAQAIEKRIFRLDRFRELVRENVARGLIVVDTSGARVGQINGLSVMDIGQMRFGQPMRITATARLGRGELIDIERESQLGGRIHSKAVMIVSSFVGSRYAKDNPLSLHGTLVFEQSYGGVEGDSASIAEVCAFLSAIIERPILQNLAVTGSMDQYGTVQAIGGVNEKIEGFYDVCLAEALTGDQGVIIPATNRDHLMLREDVVEAVRNGRFHIYTVETVDDALALLFAQSPGSRADVAAIDAQVKAQLQSWHEVWRHSAREVAEPARSVPPPVPEEQPGE